gcccccaaaCCACCCTGGTTGTGCCACCTGGGCAAGAAGGGGACCTGGTGGGGCCCCATCCTGCCGTGCCGATGCTCACCCGTCAATGGGGTGCTGGTCCAGCTGCCCGAACTGCCAGTGCACGGGGAAGATGTACATGTTGTAGTTCTTCTCGAAGTCGCGGGCCAGCAGCTCCACGGTGTGGTCGCCGGCCTCCAGGCGCTTCTCATTCTCGTGGATCTTCTTCACCTGCCGTGGGAGAGCCAtgtgaggggcaggggggcacAAAAGGACCCCGGGGGGCTTCATATGGGGTGCCCATGGGTcgctctgcagggctgcgaGCAAGAGATCCCCGGGAGCACAGAGGGAACCTGAAGGACCCGGGGCTGGGTTTGGTGTTTGGGAGCCAGAAAGTTTCCGTGCAGGGGTTTTGGTGCACGTGGACGTGCCCAGGAGCTGCCGGGCTCCTGCCCCAAGCCCTCACCTTGAGCTTCTGCTTCTCGGTCAGCAGGTTGTTGTCCTCGTCGCGCTCATACAGGGTGATCAGCACGTTCTTCAGCCAGTCCCGCATGCGCAGGGGGAACTCGGTCAGCTCCGTGTCCAGGCAGGCGGGGATGACTGCAAGCCAGGCACCGcgctcagcaccagcaccctgccaccccACCTAAACCTCAGCCCGTGGGCAAGGGGAGCCGTGCTCCCCGAAGGGAACGGCCCCACTTACATTTGCAGGGCCCAATGTAGTCCAGGTGCAGCTTGTGCCCCTTCTTGGTTCCCTCCAGGGTGCACTTGGTGGCGaagaaatggcaggaggagtCGTAGGTCTTGTTGTCAGTGCCGCAGACCTGCGTGGGACGGGGAGGTGGTGTGTGAGGGGCACGTGAGCCCCGGCAGTGCCCCCAAAAGAGGAGTTTAACTTGTTCCCCAGGGCAAAAAACAGCTCTGGAGCCAGCGGTGTCCCAGCAGGGTCCCTCCCCGtcacccagcccctgccctcacCTTCTCGAAGACTCCGGAGGTGGCCGGGCAGCTGGAGGGGTCCTGGCACACGCACATGGGCGAGTTGTTGTCGTCCACCTCGCACACCTTGCCGTGCTTGCAGTGGTGGTTCTGGCAGGGGTCTGGGAGAGGGCAGGGGGCAAGGTCAGGGGGTGCCCCAACCCCACCTCCCGCGAGCTGGCCTCATCCCAGGGCTCCCCAGCACAGAGGGAGGCAGAGACAGAGACTGCCCCGAGCACCCCTCCCTGCACGGGGAAGATGTGAGGGTGTCCAGGAGCCCTCATGAGCCCTTGGACTATTCCTGGGCTCCTTTCTGTGGCCACACGTTGCAATAGCTTTGCTGTGCTATGGAGAATCAAGTGCTGGA
The genomic region above belongs to Anas platyrhynchos isolate ZD024472 breed Pekin duck chromosome 14, IASCAAS_PekinDuck_T2T, whole genome shotgun sequence and contains:
- the SPARC gene encoding SPARC isoform X2 translates to MRAWIFFLLCLAGKALAAPEALPDETEVIEDPTTEEPVGANPVQVEVGEFEEPTEDVEEIVAENPCQNHHCKHGKVCEVDDNNSPMCVCQDPSSCPATSGVFEKVCGTDNKTYDSSCHFFATKCTLEGTKKGHKLHLDYIGPCKFIPACLDTELTEFPLRMRDWLKNVLITLYERDEDNNLLTEKQKLKVKKIHENEKRLEAGDHTVELLARDFEKNYNMYIFPVHWQFGQLDQHPIDGYLSHTELAPLRAPLIPMEHCTTRFFEACDLDNDKYIALEEWASCFGIKEQDIDKDLVI
- the SPARC gene encoding SPARC isoform X1 encodes the protein MRAWIFFLLCLAGKALAAPQEALPDETEVIEDPTTEEPVGANPVQVEVGEFEEPTEDVEEIVAENPCQNHHCKHGKVCEVDDNNSPMCVCQDPSSCPATSGVFEKVCGTDNKTYDSSCHFFATKCTLEGTKKGHKLHLDYIGPCKFIPACLDTELTEFPLRMRDWLKNVLITLYERDEDNNLLTEKQKLKVKKIHENEKRLEAGDHTVELLARDFEKNYNMYIFPVHWQFGQLDQHPIDGYLSHTELAPLRAPLIPMEHCTTRFFEACDLDNDKYIALEEWASCFGIKEQDIDKDLVI